One region of Oryza sativa Japonica Group chromosome 10, ASM3414082v1 genomic DNA includes:
- the LOC107276158 gene encoding putative glycine-rich cell wall structural protein 1 — MAGTRVLALGFIALMTLGLANAVRVSRLSNSDGTGAGGGGGGGYLNGGGSGFGSGAGSAQSGNPFGSYATAVAGGGSSSTSQDGGSGNGAGGGSASGAGENIDTVSTGYGGSTSAAGNGGGGGGGQAGGSYGSYGQGGGGGTGSGSGMANTYVFVPITEAEGNAKGNGGGNGTGQNGGNGNGGGGGSGYAKAHP; from the coding sequence ATGGCAGGCACTAGAGTGTTAGCTCTTGGCTTCATTGCTCTAATGACTCTAGGATTAGCCAATGCTGTGAGAGTGTCTCGACTCTCTAATTCTGATGGCACTGGCGCaggagggggtgggggtggtggcTATCTAAACGGTGGAGGGTCTGGGTTTGGTAGTGGTGCTGGGTCTGCTCAGAGTGGGAATCCTTTTGGTTCCTATGCAACTGCTGTAGCTGGAGGAGGTAGTTCTAGCACTAGTCAGGATGGTGGATCCGGAAACGGCGCGGGTGGCGGATCTGCTTCTGGAGCTGGGGAAAATATTGATACTGTATCCACTGGTTATGGTGGATCCACTAGCGCTGCTGGtaatggtggcggtggtggaggaggacaaGCCGGGGGTTCGTATGGATCTTACGGtcaaggaggtggtggtggcaccGGATCAGGTTCTGGTATGGCTAACACGTATGTGTTTGTTCCAATAACTGAGGCAGAAGGAAATGCGAAAGGAAATGGTGGTGGTAATGGTACTGGGCAAAATGGTGGGAATGGTaacggtggaggtggtggatcTGGGTATGCTAAAGCACATCCATAG